A single region of the Felis catus isolate Fca126 chromosome F2, F.catus_Fca126_mat1.0, whole genome shotgun sequence genome encodes:
- the OPRK1 gene encoding kappa-type opioid receptor isoform X1 — protein MEPPVQIFRGEPGPTCPPSTCLPPNGSGWPPGWAESDGNSSGGSGGAPLEPAHISPAIPVIITAVYSVVFVVGLVGNSLVMFVIIRYTKMKTATNIYIFNLALADALVTTTMPFQSTVYLMNSWPFGDVLCKIVISIDYYNMFTSIFTLTMMSVDRYIAVCHPVKALDFRTPMKAKIINICIWLLSSSVGISAIVLGGTKVREDVDVIECSLQFPDDEYSWWDLFMKICVFVFAFVIPVLIIIICYTLMILRLKSVRLLSGSREKDRNLRRITRLVLVVVAVFIICWTPIHIFILVEALGNASHSTAALSSYYFCIALGYTNSSLNPILYAFLDENFKRCFRDFCFPVNMRTERQSTSRVRNAVQDPAYMRDVDGTNKPV, from the exons ATGGAGCCCCCGGTCCAGATCTTCCGCGGGGAGCCGGGTCCCACCTGCCCCCCGAGCACCTGCCTGCCCCCCAACGGCAGCGGCTGGCCGCCGGGCTGGGCCGAGAGCGACGGCAACAGCAGCGGGGGCTCCGGGGGCGCGCCGCTGGAGCCCGCGCACATCTCTCCCGCCATCCCGGTCATCATCACCGCGGTCTACTCGGTGGTGTTCGTCGTGGGCTTGGTGGGCAACTCCCTGGTCATGTTCGTGATCATCCG aTACACAAAGATGAAGACAGCAaccaacatttatatatttaacctGGCGTTGGCAGATGCTTTAGTTACTACGACCATGCCCTTCCAGAGCACCGTCTATCTGATGAATTCCTGGCCATTTGGGGATGTGCTGTGCAAGATTGTCATTTCCATTGACTACTATAACATGTTTACCAGCATATTCACCTTGACCATGATGAGTGTGGACCGATACATTGCTGTGTGCCACCCCGTCAAGGCTTTGGACTTTCGCACACCCATGAAAGCAAAGATCATCAACATCTGTATTTGGCTCTTATCGTCGTCTGTCGGCATATCCGCGATAGTCCTTGGAGGGACCAAAGTCAGGGAAG ACGTGGATGTCATCGAGTGCTCCTTGCAGTTCCCGGATGACGAGTACTCCTGGTGGGACCTCTTCATGAAGATCTGTGTCTTCGTCTTCGCCTTCGTGATCCCTGTCCTCATTATCATCATCTGCTACACCCTGATGATCCTGCGCTTGAAGAGCGTCCGTCTCCTCTCTGGCTCCCGAGAGAAAGATCGTAACCTCCGTCGGATCACCAGGCTGGtcctggtggtggtggcggtCTTTATCATCTGTTGGACCCCCATTCACATCTTCATCCTTGTGGAGGCCCTGGGGAATGCCTCTCACAGCACCGCTGCCCTCTCTAGCTATTACTTCTGCATCGCCTTGGGTTATACCAACAGCAGCCTGAACCCCATTCTCTATGCGTTTCTGGATGAAAACTTCAAGCGGTGTTTCAGGGATTTCTGCTTTCCAGTTAACATGAGGACGGAGCGACAGAGCACCAGTAGAGTCCGCAACGCCGTTCAGGATCCTGCTTACATGAGGGATGTTGATGGGACAAATAAACCAGTATGA
- the OPRK1 gene encoding kappa-type opioid receptor isoform X2 — MKTATNIYIFNLALADALVTTTMPFQSTVYLMNSWPFGDVLCKIVISIDYYNMFTSIFTLTMMSVDRYIAVCHPVKALDFRTPMKAKIINICIWLLSSSVGISAIVLGGTKVREDVDVIECSLQFPDDEYSWWDLFMKICVFVFAFVIPVLIIIICYTLMILRLKSVRLLSGSREKDRNLRRITRLVLVVVAVFIICWTPIHIFILVEALGNASHSTAALSSYYFCIALGYTNSSLNPILYAFLDENFKRCFRDFCFPVNMRTERQSTSRVRNAVQDPAYMRDVDGTNKPV, encoded by the exons ATGAAGACAGCAaccaacatttatatatttaacctGGCGTTGGCAGATGCTTTAGTTACTACGACCATGCCCTTCCAGAGCACCGTCTATCTGATGAATTCCTGGCCATTTGGGGATGTGCTGTGCAAGATTGTCATTTCCATTGACTACTATAACATGTTTACCAGCATATTCACCTTGACCATGATGAGTGTGGACCGATACATTGCTGTGTGCCACCCCGTCAAGGCTTTGGACTTTCGCACACCCATGAAAGCAAAGATCATCAACATCTGTATTTGGCTCTTATCGTCGTCTGTCGGCATATCCGCGATAGTCCTTGGAGGGACCAAAGTCAGGGAAG ACGTGGATGTCATCGAGTGCTCCTTGCAGTTCCCGGATGACGAGTACTCCTGGTGGGACCTCTTCATGAAGATCTGTGTCTTCGTCTTCGCCTTCGTGATCCCTGTCCTCATTATCATCATCTGCTACACCCTGATGATCCTGCGCTTGAAGAGCGTCCGTCTCCTCTCTGGCTCCCGAGAGAAAGATCGTAACCTCCGTCGGATCACCAGGCTGGtcctggtggtggtggcggtCTTTATCATCTGTTGGACCCCCATTCACATCTTCATCCTTGTGGAGGCCCTGGGGAATGCCTCTCACAGCACCGCTGCCCTCTCTAGCTATTACTTCTGCATCGCCTTGGGTTATACCAACAGCAGCCTGAACCCCATTCTCTATGCGTTTCTGGATGAAAACTTCAAGCGGTGTTTCAGGGATTTCTGCTTTCCAGTTAACATGAGGACGGAGCGACAGAGCACCAGTAGAGTCCGCAACGCCGTTCAGGATCCTGCTTACATGAGGGATGTTGATGGGACAAATAAACCAGTATGA